One Vulpes lagopus strain Blue_001 chromosome 18, ASM1834538v1, whole genome shotgun sequence DNA window includes the following coding sequences:
- the DEFB127 gene encoding beta-defensin 127 has protein sequence MKLILIIAILLFQKSKVTEQLKRCWSEYIRGYCRKICRISEIREVLCENGRYCCLNIVELEARRKITKPPPPKPRTYAMTFPQDDDIIVENYSRSKTNST, from the exons ATGAAGCTTATCCTGATCATTGCAATCCTGCTGTTCCAGAAATCCAAAG TAACTGAACAACTTAAGAGATGCTGGAGTGAATATATACGAGGATATTGCAGGAAAATATGCAGAATAAGTGAAATACGTGAAGTACTTTGTGAAAATGGGAGATACTGTTGCCTCAACATCGTGGAATTGGAAGCACGTAGAAAAATTACAAAGCCACCTCCTCCGAAGCCAAGGACATATGCAATGACTTTCCCTCAAGATGATGATATAATTGTAGAAAATTATTCAAGATCCAAGACAAATTCTACATAA